The DNA window GAGAGGGCGCTTCAAAATGTTCTCGAACAATGCGGACTGTCCCAGCACACAGATTTCAATCTGGAGCAGTCGGTCGATACTGCTGACGGACGGCTGCGCCCTGATGCTATCGTCAATGTGCCGGGCCAGAAAAAGCTGATCATCGACGCCAAAGTATCGCTTAATGCGTATCAAGAGGCGTTCGAGGCCGATGATGATGATGTGCGTAAATTGGCGCTCGGCGCTCACGCAAAATCAATGCGCAATCATGTGCAAACCTTGGGTGCAAAGAGCTACCAAAGCCAATTTGAGGATGCGCCTGACTACGTGGTGATGTTTGTTCCGGGTGAACATTTTATCGCTGCCGCGCTGGAAGCTGATCCTGATCTGTGGGACTTTGCTTTCCAGAACGGCGTGTTGCTTGCATCGCCAACCAATCTGGTCGCGATCGCGCGCACCATCGCGCAGGTCTGGCGGCAGGACCAACTGGCCGATGAAGCCCGCGAAATCGGCAAGGCAGGGGCCGAATTGTACAGCCGGCTTGAAACTGCATCCCAGCACCTGAAGCGGATGGGGTCGGGGTTGGAGTCAGCGGTAAAAAACTACAACAGTTTCGTTGGCAGTTTTGAGCGCAATGTCCTCTCTTCCGCCAAGCGCCTGTCTGAAAAAGGTATCGAGGTTGGCAAGCGTGAGATTGAAGAAGTGCCGTTGGTTGAAAGCGCACCTCGCTACACCGCCGCTGATGTCGCAGACGAAACCGCGGCGCTTCCTGATCAATCCAAAGACGCTAGCACCTCGTAAGCCAGCACAGCGCCGGCAACGGCTGCATTCAGACTGTCTGCACGGCCTTTCATCGGCATCGTGACCCGCAGGTCACAAGCATTTTCGTAAGCTTCGGGCAGACCACGCGATTCATTGCCGACAAGGATGAAGCACGGCGCCGCGTAAGGCGCATCGCGATAATCGACGGCATTGCGCAAGCTTGCGGCGATAAGTTGCCCCCGCTGATTTTCTGGACCGCTTCGCAACCACGGCAGGAAATCATCCCAACTCGTTTGCCCGATCTGTTGGGTAAAAACGGCTCCCATGCTGGCGCGGACAGCTTCGACGCTGAACGGATCGGCGCAATCATCAATCAGGATTAGGCCACCAGCACCCACCGCGTCGCAAGTGCGCAGCATCGTTCCCAAATTACCCGGGTCTCGCAGCGCTTGCGCTACCATCCAGATTGATCCGGCAGTCCGGTCAAGCGACGTCAAACTAGTATCGAACTCTGTAAAAACGCCGGCAACTGCTTGCGGATTATCCTTGCCAGTAATCTTGGTCAGAATCTCGGCAGGTGTCACGATTATCTCGCCACCATTTTGCGCGACGGCATGTTCCAATTCATCCAGCAGCTGATGCGGGTCACGTTTGTCCGCCATAATTAGCGTTTCAGGCAGCTTCCCACATTCGCGTGCATCGGTCAGCAGACGGAGGCCTTCGGCGAGAAATTTCCTCTCCCGCTTTCGGTGTTTTTTGTCGCGCAGGCTGCGGAGATATTTCACCGTTGGATTGGAAAATCCGGTAATCTCTCGGCGTTCAATAGCAGGCATTACTCCTCGCCGAATCCGTCAGCGATAATTGCCCCCAATTCTTCCAGCACAGCGCCGTGATTGTCGCCTGCGACAATCAACTCAATGGTGTCGCCCTTTGCCGCGCCTAGCATCATCAGTCCGAGAATCGAGCCGCCCGCCGCTTCATTCCCATCTTTGGCTATTTTTACATCGCACCCTTCGGGAAGCTGGCTCACCGCGTTCACGAATTTCGCGCTTGCGCGGGCATGAAGACCGCGTTGGTTTATGATGATGTAGCTCCGGCGTGCTTCGGTCATTTTGCGAGCTCCCCTTCGCCCAAAAACTCCGAAGCTATGGTGATATAGGTTTTTCCGGCATCGCGCGCTGCGGTCGCCGCGGTTAAAACATCGCTCTTCTTGCGGACGCCAGCCAAACGGATCAACATGGGCAAGTTGATACCGGCAATCACCTCTACCTTGTCCTTTTGCAAAAGTGATATGGCAAGGTTGGAAGGCGTCCCGCCAAACAAATCTGTCAAAATAATCACGCCGTTCCCAGTATCCACTTCTGAAATAGCTGCTGAGATCTCGGCGCGGCGCTGCTCCATGTCATCATTGGGTCCGATGCACACGGTTGCAATCGATTCTTGCTTGCCCACGACGTGTTCCATCGCATTGACAAATTCGTCGGCCAATTGACCATGGGTCACCAGAATCAAACCTATCATGAGAGAATTATCTGTTCCGCTGCCATTGTAGTTGATGGGAAAGTGTTCGGGGTGCGAGGCATCATGCCTTAAGTCCTTCAATCTCGTCCGCTGCGCGCGACCCCAAATTGCGATGAAGAACCGTGGGCGAAAATCCATGCTCGTGCAAGCTATTGGCCATTAGTGCCGCGGTAAAGACCGAGCGGTGACGCCCCCCAGTACAGCCGAAAGCAATATTGACGTAGCTTTTGCCCTGGGCTGCGTAGCGCGGCAACAAAGTCAGCAACAAATCGCGGATCTGGTCAAAAGCCTTATCGAAGGCAGGGTCTTGCTTAATGTGCACACCGACTGGATCATCCAATCCTGTCTGCTCACGCAATTCGTCAATCCAGTGGGGGTTGTCGAGAAAGCGCATGTCAAACACCAGATCAGCCAACGGGGGAGTGCCTCTCGCAAAGCCGAAACTGGAGATAATGACCGACATACTTTGTGGCGCAGTGCCCGAAAATTGCTCGCGGATTGATTGTTGAAGCTGATTGCTGGCAAAGGCCGATGTGTCGATTACTGCGTCGGCCCACCGGCGCAAAGGTTCGAGCAGTTCGCGCTCAGCCTGAATGCCCACATGGACCGGGCGCTCATGCGCCATAGGATGGCGTCGGCGAGTTTCATTATAGCGCCGTTCAAGCTCGCTGCTGGCGCAATCAAGAAACAAGGTCGTGATTTGCAAATCGCTTCTGGCAGCGAGCTGTTTGACTTTGGTGATGATATCATGTGGAACAAACCCGCGTGTGCGCGAGTCAAATCCGATGGCCAACGGTGAAGATTGTCCGTCACGATCGGCATGGTCGATCAATCCGCCGAGCAAACGGATCGGGAAATTGTCGATCGCTTCCCAGCCCATATCTTCCAACACACGCAATGCGGTCGTTTTGCCTGCGCCGG is part of the Pontixanthobacter gangjinensis genome and encodes:
- a CDS encoding DNA recombination protein RmuC: MEIFEIALIFGALLLGAAAGWFVGSRPVAEWRLRFEERNGEAKAAVEKVSRMAPELATMSDRAARADGLAEMLDRSREELTGLKAQAAGFAEQKRLLEESREKLLKEFENTGAQVLGKAQEAFLTRANERFKQSEEVGEQRIKALLEPVGLRLKNYEEQVAMLEAKRVDAFGQLTGLIDNMQKGQEEVRREAQRLGNSLTNAPKARGRWGERALQNVLEQCGLSQHTDFNLEQSVDTADGRLRPDAIVNVPGQKKLIIDAKVSLNAYQEAFEADDDDVRKLALGAHAKSMRNHVQTLGAKSYQSQFEDAPDYVVMFVPGEHFIAAALEADPDLWDFAFQNGVLLASPTNLVAIARTIAQVWRQDQLADEAREIGKAGAELYSRLETASQHLKRMGSGLESAVKNYNSFVGSFERNVLSSAKRLSEKGIEVGKREIEEVPLVESAPRYTAADVADETAALPDQSKDASTS
- a CDS encoding TrmH family RNA methyltransferase; translated protein: MPAIERREITGFSNPTVKYLRSLRDKKHRKRERKFLAEGLRLLTDARECGKLPETLIMADKRDPHQLLDELEHAVAQNGGEIIVTPAEILTKITGKDNPQAVAGVFTEFDTSLTSLDRTAGSIWMVAQALRDPGNLGTMLRTCDAVGAGGLILIDDCADPFSVEAVRASMGAVFTQQIGQTSWDDFLPWLRSGPENQRGQLIAASLRNAVDYRDAPYAAPCFILVGNESRGLPEAYENACDLRVTMPMKGRADSLNAAVAGAVLAYEVLASLD
- a CDS encoding HPr family phosphocarrier protein, which codes for MTEARRSYIIINQRGLHARASAKFVNAVSQLPEGCDVKIAKDGNEAAGGSILGLMMLGAAKGDTIELIVAGDNHGAVLEELGAIIADGFGEE
- the rapZ gene encoding RNase adapter RapZ; the protein is MIDDSRPSSPPAMQRILLVTGLSGAGKTTALRVLEDMGWEAIDNFPIRLLGGLIDHADRDGQSSPLAIGFDSRTRGFVPHDIITKVKQLAARSDLQITTLFLDCASSELERRYNETRRRHPMAHERPVHVGIQAERELLEPLRRWADAVIDTSAFASNQLQQSIREQFSGTAPQSMSVIISSFGFARGTPPLADLVFDMRFLDNPHWIDELREQTGLDDPVGVHIKQDPAFDKAFDQIRDLLLTLLPRYAAQGKSYVNIAFGCTGGRHRSVFTAALMANSLHEHGFSPTVLHRNLGSRAADEIEGLKA
- a CDS encoding PTS sugar transporter subunit IIA, giving the protein MIGLILVTHGQLADEFVNAMEHVVGKQESIATVCIGPNDDMEQRRAEISAAISEVDTGNGVIILTDLFGGTPSNLAISLLQKDKVEVIAGINLPMLIRLAGVRKKSDVLTAATAARDAGKTYITIASEFLGEGELAK